From the Oceanobacillus kimchii X50 genome, the window TTGAATTTCTATCTTCCCGTTATTTGTAATTACATTCACTTCGCCGGCTACTTGGTTTAATGTAATTTTTCCGTTGCTTGTTTCTGCGTGGAGATTAGATGCTATTTGCTCGGCGTTAATTTTTCCATTATCTGTATTCAAAGAGATTGTAGTTGCTTCTATACTTGAAACAGTTATTTTCCCATTGTCTGTTTTCGTTTGTATACTTTCCAATGATTTATCTGGCAAGTATACATGTATACTTGGAGTTTCAAATAATAAGAAGTCAATATTGAAAAAAGGCAATTTTTTTTCTTCAGTATCTATACTTAATGTGTTCTCTGTTGTTTCTACATTGAAATAATCATTTTCCTTATTACTTGAATATTCCACTCGTGGGCTTTCGTTTTCAGATGATAGGATAGTAACAGATGCATTATCTGCATTGATTTTTAATTGATTATAATCCATCTCTGCAATATTAATGACCCTTGTTGTTTGTTCATCATCACCATAAGGGAAAGTAACAATGGTACCAATTATACCAACAATAAGAAGGAAGGATGCTAGAAGGATAAATTTCTTTGTAATATTCATTTACTTGCACCGCCTTTGACAATTCTAATATTAAAGTTTAAATAGCGTATAAAAAGATGGATAAGATACTTTGATACATAATACATTGCAATTCCTAAAAGTAATCCTGAACCAACTAGTGTAATAGAAAAGAATAATTCAAAAAGCTGGAAAGCACTCGGAGTTATTATGACTTTTACGATTAGAGCGATAAACTGAAATACAAATGAAGCGGAAACTGTCCATAAAGAGATAACTATACTAGCCACTACTAACAAAGGACCTAATACGATGACTACATTTAGGAATCCTAATCCTAAAACTGCCCAGGTTGCTCTAAATATGTTTTCGGAGGAAGTGTTTTGGTTTACTTTTTCAACATGATAATTAGCTGTAACATCTTTTGCTAATTGTTGAGGCGAACCTAAGGAATCAGCAATTTGTTCTTCCGTCTTTCCTTCCTCTAAACCAGCGATGAAATGTTCCTCTATATCGCGAGTTATTTCTTTTTGTTCATGATCTGGGATGTTAGTTAGTTTAGCTTGTAGCTTTTGCAAAAACTCGTGTTTATTCATTTTATATTTCCTCCTTCATTAGGGATTCCACCCCGTGTTTGAATGTGTTGTATTCTTCCTTTAAATCTTTAAGGTGTTTTTTTCCGTTATTTGTTAAACGGTAATATTTCCGACTTGGCCCCTCCGAAGATTCTTGTAAATAGCTTGTGCAGAGGTCTTGTTTTAAAAGCCTTCTTAAGATTGGATAAATGGACCCTTCGGAAATATCGATTTTCTCAGTTATTCGTTTAATTACTTCATATCCATATAAATCTTGTTTCTCTAAAAGTACTAAAACGCATAACTCCAATACACCTTTTTTAAATTGAGCGTTCATGGATTCATCACCTCTTAATGTGTACTATTGGTGGTTATAACTATAATATAAAGAATACTACTATTTTATGCAAGGTAGTATTTAAAAGATATTAATATAGTTGTTTTAAGCATAATTAGAAATATATATAATAATGAAGGAAAAGTGATATGTAGATGTAAATGAATTCCAAATATTTTTTTATTAGAAATCCCCTTGCGTAGAATGGAGAGACATGCTATATTATTAAACGTTGATTCATTAATTAACAACAAACAACAACAAAAAGTATTATCATATCTTAATTATTTTTGTTGCATACCAACTGAAAAGATGGTACAATATAAAAGTTCGCTCTTAAGCGCCTGTAGCTCAATTGGATAGAGCGTTTGACTACGGATCAAGAGGTTAGGGGTTCGACTCCTCTCAGGCGCGCCATCGGGAAGTAGCTCAGCTTGGTAGAGCACTTGGTTTGGGACCAAGGGGTCGCAGGTTCGAATCCTGTCTTCCCGACCAGGAGTTACATAATTATTTATTAATTGAATAATTGCGGGTGTAGTTTAATGGTAAAACCTCAGCCTTCCAAGCTGATGACGAGGGTTCGATTCCCTTCACCCGCTCCAGAAATGGGCCTGTAGCTCAGCTGGTTAGAGCGCACGCCTGATAAGCGTGAGGTCGGTGGTTCGAGTCCACTCAGGCCCACCATTTCTAAAAAACACTTCAAAAAGTTTCGAAAAAGTGTTGACAGAGAATAAAAGAAATGATATATTGATAAAGTCGCTTTTTGAGAGCGACACAGAAATTGCTCTTTGAAAACTGAACAAAACAACCAGTACGAAAGAAGAAAAACACCTCGTTTTTCTTAAAAGAAATGAAGTCAGAAGTTGACTTCTGAAGCACAAGAAACACAACTTTTATGGAGAGTTTGATCTTGGCTCAGGACGAACGCTGGCGGCGTGCCTAATACATGCAAGTCGAGCGCAGGAAGTTATCTGATCCTCTTTTAGAGGTGACGATAATGGAATGAGCGGCGGACGGGTGAGTAACACGTAGGCAACCTGCCTGTAAGACTGGGATAACTCGTGGAAACGCGAGCTAATACCGGATAACAC encodes:
- a CDS encoding HAAS signaling domain-containing protein, coding for MNKHEFLQKLQAKLTNIPDHEQKEITRDIEEHFIAGLEEGKTEEQIADSLGSPQQLAKDVTANYHVEKVNQNTSSENIFRATWAVLGLGFLNVVIVLGPLLVVASIVISLWTVSASFVFQFIALIVKVIITPSAFQLFELFFSITLVGSGLLLGIAMYYVSKYLIHLFIRYLNFNIRIVKGGASK
- a CDS encoding DUF4097 family beta strand repeat-containing protein, which codes for MNITKKFILLASFLLIVGIIGTIVTFPYGDDEQTTRVINIAEMDYNQLKINADNASVTILSSENESPRVEYSSNKENDYFNVETTENTLSIDTEEKKLPFFNIDFLLFETPSIHVYLPDKSLESIQTKTDNGKITVSSIEATTISLNTDNGKINAEQIASNLHAETSNGKITLNQVAGEVNVITNNGKIEIQQAANNIVAKTDNGSITIRNENLGNSMDLQTANGKINVHTGTEITNATLDLRTDNGSITVFDAKDWDTVYGNGENLIKMRTNNGSITIE
- a CDS encoding PadR family transcriptional regulator, with the protein product MNAQFKKGVLELCVLVLLEKQDLYGYEVIKRITEKIDISEGSIYPILRRLLKQDLCTSYLQESSEGPSRKYYRLTNNGKKHLKDLKEEYNTFKHGVESLMKEEI